A window from Brachyhypopomus gauderio isolate BG-103 unplaced genomic scaffold, BGAUD_0.2 sc95, whole genome shotgun sequence encodes these proteins:
- the ackr3b gene encoding atypical chemokine receptor 3b encodes MSVSVSDLNDLLDLLSEQNFSFMDDNGSHVETVVCQSAFSQRALLYVLSVLYIFIFLIGLAANALVVWVNVRTGRERHETHLYILNLAIADLCVVATLPVSVSSLLQHGHWPFGDAMCKITHLVFSVNLFSSIFFLTCMSVDRYLSVARFGDAPGSQSGRRRVRQLICVGVWLLALLAALPDTYFLQAVRSTHSEGSVCRPLYPADAVREWTVGVQLSSIVLGFAVPFPVIAVFYALLARAVSPSADRERRAGRRLIFTYIVVFLACWLPYQATLLLDTLALLGAVPLGCTLENVLYVALHVTQCLSLLHCCVNPVVYNFIDKNYRYDLMKAFIFKYSTKTGLARLIDASRASETEYSAVVGQGLLLGDGGLQTSS; translated from the coding sequence ATGAGTGTCAGCGTCAGCGACCTGAACGACCTGCTGGACCTGCTGTCGGAGCAGAACTTCTCCTTCATGGACGACAACGGCTCTCACGTGGAGACGGTAGTGTGTCAGAGTGCCTTCAGTCAGCGCGCCCTGCTGTACGTCCTCTCCGTCCTCtacatcttcatcttcctcatcgGCCTGGCCGCCAACGccctggtggtgtgggtgaacGTGCGCACGGGCCGGGAACGCCACGAGACGCACCTGTACATCCTGAACCTGGCCATCGCTGACCTGTGTGTGGTGGCCACGCTGCCCGTGTCCGTCAGCTCTCTGCTCCAGCACGGCCACTGGCCCTTCGGAGACGCCATGTGCAAGATCACACACCTGGTCTTCAGCGTCAACCTCTTCAGTAGCATCTTCTTCCTCACCTGCATGAGCGTGGACCGTTACCTGTCCGTGGCACGCTTTGGCGACGCCCCCGGCAGCCAGAGTGGGCGGAGACGCGTGCGTCAGCTGatctgtgtgggggtgtggctcCTGGCGCTGCTCGCCGCCCTCCCCGACACCTACTTCCTGCAGGCGGTGAGGTCCACCCACTCGGAGGGCAGCGTGTGCAGACCGCTGTACCCGGCGGATGCGGTGCGGGAGTGGACCGTGGGCGTGCAGCTCAGTTCCATCGTGCTGGGCTTCGCCGTGCCTTTCCCCGTCATCGCCGTCTTCTACGCCCTGCTGGCTCGCGCCGTGAGCCCCTCGGCCGACCGCGAGCGTCGTGCCGGACGCCGTCTCATCTTCACCTACATCGTGGTGTTCCTGGCCTGCTGGCTTCCCTACCAGGCCACGCTGCTGCTGGACACCCTGGCCCTGCTGGGCGCCGTCCCGCTGGGCTGCACCCTGGAGAACGTCCTGTACGTGGCCCTGCACGTCACCCAGTGCCTCTCCCTCCTGCACTGCTGCGTCAACCCCGTCGTCTACAACTTCATCGACAAGAACTACCGCTACGACCTCATGAAGGCCTTCATCTTCAAGTACTCCACCAAGACAGGGCTGGCTAGGCTGATAGACGCCTCGCGGGCCTCCGAGACGGAGTACTCGGCCGTGGTGGGCCAGGGCCTCCTGTTAGGTGACGGGGGCCTCCAGACGTCATCGTAA